In Candidatus Deferrimicrobium sp., one DNA window encodes the following:
- a CDS encoding MutS-related protein, protein REWQGEIIFLRRIDEGSASKSYGIQVARLAGLPASVVDRARDILKNLESAEYNEYGLPTLAGPRAARESGGAQMELFSRRARGDEDAVLDQIRRCEPERLSPLDALMRLAEWKGRLGKGST, encoded by the coding sequence CGCGAGTGGCAGGGGGAGATCATCTTCCTGCGGCGGATCGACGAGGGGAGCGCGAGCAAGTCGTACGGCATCCAGGTGGCGCGGCTGGCCGGTCTGCCGGCCTCCGTGGTGGACCGGGCCCGGGATATTTTGAAAAACCTCGAATCCGCCGAGTATAATGAATACGGCCTTCCGACGCTGGCGGGCCCGCGGGCCGCCAGGGAATCCGGCGGCGCCCAGATGGAGTTGTTCTCCCGGCGCGCACGGGGGGACGAGGACGCGGTCCTGGACCAGATCCGCCGGTGCGAACCGGAGCGGCTCTCCCCGCTCGACGCGTTGATGCGCCTCGCGGAATGGAAGGGGAGGCTGGGGAAAGGGTCGACTTGA
- a CDS encoding N-acetylmuramoyl-L-alanine amidase has product MIHLRRHLGAAILGVFLGTAGLPLFAPPAAAAPVVSRVSDIRAWTNEIYTRVAIDTGEEVSWQANTLRADPARGLPPRIFVDIRGAGIRDEILRKPVEVRNGLLRQVRAGRFDRDTVRVVIDLERESTYRVFALPGPFRIIVDIDGEGEIPVLPASPDAAVPLGPVATGSSLEVPAPPTATSSAPPSTPSAGSTVPPAPPASPSSVESPRAAASPPPTARKHRVRVMIDPGHGGKDSGAIGPTGLKEKDVVLAIGRKIREKLSRSGEFDVRMTRDEDVFIPLEERTAMANKGRADIFVSLHINASPNRRAEGYSTYVLSRGASNREDLELAARENGVPVRKLQGVKFIIDDMFTGARKNESLRLAKTVNDAVVRHVSSRFPGAQSIGLKQAPFYVLVGARMTAVLVEASFISNAREESRLRDSSCLDGIADGVVEAVRYYGQNGILAHSDY; this is encoded by the coding sequence TTGATACACCTGCGGCGACACCTCGGTGCGGCGATCCTGGGCGTCTTTCTTGGCACGGCGGGTCTCCCTCTCTTCGCGCCCCCGGCCGCGGCCGCTCCCGTCGTCTCGCGCGTCTCCGACATCCGGGCCTGGACGAACGAAATCTACACTCGCGTGGCGATCGACACGGGGGAAGAGGTTTCCTGGCAGGCGAACACCCTCCGCGCCGACCCGGCGCGCGGGCTTCCTCCCCGGATCTTCGTCGACATCCGCGGGGCCGGCATCCGGGACGAGATCCTCCGCAAACCGGTCGAGGTCCGCAACGGCCTGCTTCGTCAGGTCCGTGCGGGGCGGTTCGACCGTGACACGGTGCGCGTGGTGATCGACCTTGAGCGGGAGAGCACCTACCGGGTCTTCGCGCTTCCGGGCCCGTTCCGGATCATCGTGGACATCGACGGGGAAGGGGAGATCCCCGTTCTCCCGGCGTCTCCCGATGCCGCCGTACCCCTCGGCCCCGTCGCCACGGGTTCGTCGCTGGAGGTGCCAGCGCCGCCAACGGCGACTTCTTCCGCCCCCCCGTCGACACCGTCCGCAGGTTCGACGGTTCCGCCCGCGCCTCCGGCGAGTCCGTCGTCGGTGGAATCGCCGCGCGCCGCCGCTTCGCCCCCCCCCACGGCCCGGAAGCACCGCGTGCGGGTGATGATCGACCCGGGCCATGGGGGGAAGGACTCGGGGGCGATCGGACCGACCGGGCTGAAAGAGAAGGACGTGGTGCTGGCGATCGGCCGGAAGATCCGCGAGAAGCTGTCGCGCTCCGGGGAGTTCGACGTGCGGATGACCCGGGACGAGGACGTCTTCATTCCGCTGGAGGAGCGCACGGCGATGGCCAACAAGGGGCGCGCCGACATCTTCGTCTCCCTCCACATCAACGCCAGTCCGAACCGGAGGGCGGAGGGGTACTCCACCTACGTCCTCTCCCGCGGCGCGTCGAACCGGGAGGACCTCGAACTGGCCGCTCGCGAGAACGGCGTGCCGGTCCGCAAGCTCCAGGGCGTCAAGTTCATCATCGACGACATGTTCACCGGGGCGCGCAAGAACGAGTCGCTACGCCTGGCCAAGACGGTGAACGACGCCGTCGTCCGACATGTCTCCAGCCGCTTTCCGGGGGCGCAGAGCATCGGGTTGAAGCAGGCGCCGTTCTACGTGCTCGTGGGCGCCCGGATGACGGCCGTCCTGGTCGAGGCCTCCTTCATCAGCAACGCGCGCGAGGAGTCCCGCCTGCGCGATTCCTCGTGCCTCGACGGGATCGCCGACGGCGTGGTGGAGGCGGTCCGCTACTACGGGCAGAACGGGATCCTCGCCCACTCGGATTATTGA